The following proteins come from a genomic window of Chryseobacterium glaciei:
- a CDS encoding nuclear transport factor 2 family protein: MSVNKNINTVQDYEDVLVAMEGYVHGLKTGNVAELKKTFHQDAIMYGHLGNDLSQGSIDNLYTYVEKFGAAPNIKTNLTVLHKTPTTAVVRIEMEHDAADEDFTDYHSLIKINDEWKVIAKLFHLYTK; this comes from the coding sequence ATGTCAGTAAATAAAAATATCAACACCGTTCAGGATTACGAAGATGTCCTGGTAGCAATGGAAGGCTACGTTCACGGATTAAAAACAGGAAATGTAGCAGAATTAAAAAAGACCTTCCATCAGGATGCGATTATGTATGGTCATTTAGGTAATGATCTGTCGCAAGGAAGTATAGATAATCTGTACACCTATGTGGAGAAATTTGGCGCAGCACCCAACATCAAAACCAATCTTACGGTTTTACACAAAACACCTACTACAGCAGTTGTTCGCATCGAAATGGAACACGATGCTGCAGATGAAGATTTCACCGATTACCATTCATTAATTAAAATTAATGATGAGTGGAAAGTGATTGCAAAGCTTTTTCATCTCTATACTAAATAA